A region of Reichenbachiella carrageenanivorans DNA encodes the following proteins:
- a CDS encoding sensor histidine kinase, which yields MNKMAIRGLIVAMGLSLLGLVVFQVYWIGSIVSANEEAFKRNVQDALTTVAQKLEKKEALIVAVDNFHTNFAFKSPSENDSTQFELIESTFEKKVIQVQDYAKDTARRPEWLSFYFDSEKGNAKNMAVKFTEESSDEHNVSIFIKEDEMDSIITNNLEYQKRLKRIAKKSEYVQLAMHELFAGVKSLKSRINEEETDSLLKVTLLDEGIDLAYDFGIFDPLEEKFTIQQIVDSKSALQSSDLRASLFPNDIMGAAGYLVVRFPGQHTYLLGKIWFTLLSSVVFIVIILVCFSYAIHTIFQQKKLSEIKNDFINNMTHEFKTPISTVSLACEALRDEQIRNTEGLKERYLSIIHDENKRLGLQVEKVLQMAVIERNDFKLKLEEVNVHEIIEKAIANIMIQVTNKGGELTKDLKAINQTLVADQMHLTNIVYNLLDNANKYSAEEPSIKVTTLDYAHGIMIKITDHGIGMSKDLVSKIFDKFYRIPTGNLHDVKGFGLGLAYVKSMVEAHGGSIEVKSELKKGSEFTVFLPYHLNEQ from the coding sequence ATGAATAAAATGGCTATTCGGGGGTTGATAGTGGCTATGGGGCTTTCGCTTCTAGGGTTGGTGGTCTTTCAGGTGTATTGGATTGGCAGTATCGTTAGTGCCAATGAGGAGGCTTTTAAGCGAAATGTGCAAGATGCTCTGACGACCGTGGCACAAAAGCTGGAAAAGAAGGAGGCTCTGATTGTGGCAGTGGATAATTTTCACACCAATTTTGCTTTTAAAAGCCCTTCTGAAAATGACTCTACGCAGTTTGAGTTGATCGAAAGCACGTTTGAGAAGAAGGTCATTCAAGTGCAGGATTATGCTAAGGACACGGCTCGTCGACCAGAGTGGCTGAGTTTTTACTTTGACTCTGAAAAAGGGAATGCCAAAAATATGGCAGTAAAGTTTACCGAAGAGTCTTCTGATGAGCATAATGTCAGCATTTTCATCAAAGAAGATGAAATGGATTCTATCATCACCAACAATTTAGAATATCAAAAGCGGTTGAAGCGAATTGCTAAAAAAAGCGAATATGTGCAATTGGCCATGCATGAGCTATTTGCCGGAGTGAAATCTCTCAAAAGCCGAATCAATGAAGAAGAAACAGATTCCCTACTAAAAGTCACTTTGCTAGACGAAGGGATCGATTTGGCGTATGATTTTGGGATATTTGATCCATTGGAAGAAAAGTTCACTATTCAACAGATCGTAGACAGCAAGTCGGCATTGCAATCCTCAGATCTCAGAGCGTCTTTGTTTCCCAACGACATTATGGGTGCTGCGGGCTATTTGGTGGTCAGATTTCCAGGTCAGCACACTTATCTGTTGGGCAAAATATGGTTCACCTTGCTGTCGTCTGTAGTATTTATTGTGATTATACTGGTATGTTTTTCTTATGCCATCCACACCATATTTCAACAAAAAAAATTGTCTGAGATCAAAAATGATTTCATCAACAACATGACCCACGAGTTTAAAACGCCTATTTCTACAGTATCATTGGCCTGCGAGGCCTTGCGCGATGAGCAAATCAGGAATACAGAGGGACTTAAAGAACGATATTTGAGCATTATCCATGATGAAAACAAGCGACTAGGCTTGCAAGTAGAAAAAGTGCTACAAATGGCTGTGATCGAGCGAAACGACTTCAAACTTAAATTGGAAGAAGTAAACGTGCATGAAATCATCGAAAAAGCGATAGCCAATATCATGATACAAGTAACTAATAAAGGGGGAGAACTCACCAAGGACCTCAAAGCGATTAATCAAACTCTAGTAGCGGATCAGATGCATTTGACTAACATTGTTTATAATCTATTGGACAATGCAAATAAATATTCGGCCGAGGAGCCGTCGATCAAGGTAACGACACTTGACTATGCTCATGGCATCATGATCAAAATAACAGATCATGGTATAGGGATGTCCAAGGACTTGGTCAGTAAAATATTCGATAAATTTTACCGAATTCCTACGGGCAACCTGCACGATGTCAAAGGCTTTGGCTTGGGGCTGGCTTATGTAAAAAGCATGGTGGAGGCTCACGGAGGGTCGATAGAAGTAAAAAGTGAATTGAAAAAAGGCAGCGAGTTTACGGTCTTTTTGCCGTATCACCTAAACGAACAATGA
- a CDS encoding LytR/AlgR family response regulator transcription factor has product MKCIIIDDEPLAIEVIESYVDRIESLELVGKFRNAIKAFDYIQSGEPVDLIFLDIQMPKLTGIEFLKTLHQPPQVIFTTAYREYALEGFELEVLDYLLKPISFDRFMKAVSKALHQQQSLTKEVGVTTTVEGDDFIFFKCDKKMIRICLKDILYIESVKDYVKIKTAEKEIVTHEKISVLETKLPTPYFIRVHRSFIVNIPKIESYSASEIELNQESIPVGRNYKLDVMERLGKIVL; this is encoded by the coding sequence ATGAAATGTATAATAATAGACGATGAGCCGCTGGCTATAGAAGTCATAGAATCGTATGTAGATCGTATCGAGTCACTAGAGCTGGTGGGCAAATTTAGAAATGCTATCAAGGCTTTTGATTATATCCAATCTGGCGAACCTGTCGACCTGATATTTTTGGATATTCAGATGCCAAAGTTGACGGGCATCGAGTTTTTAAAAACACTACATCAGCCACCTCAGGTGATTTTCACTACCGCTTATCGCGAATATGCACTGGAGGGTTTTGAGCTCGAAGTGCTAGATTATTTGCTCAAGCCTATTTCGTTTGATCGATTCATGAAGGCCGTGTCCAAAGCCTTACATCAGCAGCAATCGTTGACCAAAGAAGTGGGAGTGACCACGACTGTGGAAGGAGATGATTTCATCTTTTTCAAATGCGACAAGAAAATGATCAGGATCTGTCTCAAAGACATTCTCTATATAGAAAGTGTAAAGGACTATGTGAAGATCAAAACGGCAGAGAAAGAAATCGTTACGCACGAAAAAATCAGTGTGTTAGAAACCAAATTGCCTACCCCGTATTTCATTCGAGTTCACCGGTCGTTTATTGTAAATATTCCCAAAATAGAAAGTTATTCTGCTAGTGAGATTGAGCTCAACCAAGAGAGTATCCCTGTTGGGAGAAATTACAAACTCGACGTGATGGAACGCTTAGGTAAGATCGTGCTTTAG
- a CDS encoding carboxypeptidase-like regulatory domain-containing protein has product MKHILAGLFSIIFMSYAFVSFGQTDKRIIQFSGIVVGEDSTSGVPGVHIFTPKGGRGTTSNPYGYFSMPVLENDSLIISAIGYEKMHLIIPEGKSDNYTVIIELLADTTYLPELEIYPFPTEELLKEAILAMQVPYQYQYKNMQQSMDQAMLNKMYKNLPMSGANNYQFYMTQQMTTYNARFQTTSIPLLNPFAWGEFIKSLKRGDHKKK; this is encoded by the coding sequence GTGAAGCACATTTTAGCAGGCCTCTTCAGTATCATATTTATGTCTTACGCTTTTGTCTCTTTCGGACAAACGGACAAGCGAATCATCCAGTTTTCTGGAATTGTGGTGGGTGAAGATAGTACCTCTGGCGTACCGGGTGTTCACATATTTACTCCCAAAGGAGGGAGAGGCACCACCTCCAACCCCTACGGATACTTCTCAATGCCCGTATTGGAAAATGACAGCTTAATCATCAGTGCGATCGGTTATGAAAAAATGCATTTGATCATTCCTGAAGGAAAAAGCGACAACTACACCGTAATCATCGAACTGCTCGCCGACACCACCTACCTGCCTGAATTGGAAATTTACCCTTTCCCTACAGAGGAACTGCTCAAAGAGGCCATCCTGGCTATGCAGGTCCCTTACCAATATCAGTACAAAAACATGCAGCAAAGCATGGATCAGGCCATGCTAAATAAGATGTACAAGAATCTACCAATGAGCGGAGCCAACAACTATCAATTTTATATGACCCAACAGATGACGACCTACAATGCTAGGTTTCAAACCACATCGATTCCTCTGCTAAACCCTTTTGCTTGGGGCGAATTCATCAAGTCGCTGAAACGGGGTGATCACAAAAAGAAATAA
- the purE gene encoding 5-(carboxyamino)imidazole ribonucleotide mutase yields the protein MKPSVGIIMGSKSDLNIMNQAAEVLDQLGVAYELTIVSAHRTPHRMVDYAENARSRGLQVIIAGAGGAAHLPGMVAAITTLPVIGVPVKSSNSIDGWDSVLSILQMPGGVPVATVALDGAKNAGILAAQIIGSHDEIVAEKLAQYKVEMRKKVEESIRTL from the coding sequence ATGAAGCCATCAGTAGGAATAATCATGGGGAGCAAAAGCGACCTGAACATCATGAATCAGGCCGCAGAAGTACTCGATCAATTAGGCGTAGCGTATGAACTCACTATTGTATCTGCTCACCGTACCCCACACCGCATGGTAGACTATGCCGAAAATGCCAGATCGCGTGGACTACAAGTAATCATCGCAGGAGCAGGAGGTGCTGCGCACTTGCCAGGCATGGTAGCGGCGATTACCACCCTACCCGTGATCGGCGTACCTGTCAAGTCTAGCAATTCAATAGACGGATGGGATTCTGTATTGTCTATTTTGCAAATGCCAGGTGGTGTGCCTGTAGCTACCGTAGCCCTAGATGGTGCTAAGAATGCAGGCATACTTGCTGCGCAGATCATAGGAAGTCACGACGAAATTGTTGCCGAAAAATTAGCACAATACAAAGTTGAGATGAGGAAAAAAGTAGAAGAATCTATCCGTACCTTATAA
- a CDS encoding 1-(5-phosphoribosyl)-5-[(5-phosphoribosylamino)methylideneamino]imidazole-4-carboxamide isomerase: MQLVPSISIKDGKVTRLTRGDYATGKIYNESPVDLARQFEDHGIKRLHVIDLDGAKKGAPVNYHILEMMAGYSNISINFSGGIHTDGDVTKSFEFGAESITSATMAVYKPDLFTSWMMSYGREKIALGADALDGLLRVGGWQKGTKVDLMEHIEYFYSRGLKYLKTTDISKEGAMEGPALELYQAIIEKFPNLCLFASGGMRNMDDIRKLEELGVYGVIFGKAFYEGKITLKDIEQYTVGVS, from the coding sequence ATGCAACTAGTACCTTCTATATCAATCAAAGATGGTAAAGTAACCAGACTGACCAGAGGCGATTATGCCACAGGTAAAATTTATAATGAAAGCCCAGTAGACTTGGCTCGTCAGTTTGAAGATCATGGAATCAAAAGACTACATGTGATTGATTTGGATGGTGCTAAAAAAGGTGCGCCAGTTAACTACCATATACTAGAAATGATGGCTGGCTATTCCAATATTTCTATCAACTTCTCTGGAGGAATCCATACAGATGGCGATGTGACTAAGTCTTTTGAGTTTGGAGCGGAAAGCATCACTTCTGCGACGATGGCGGTATATAAGCCCGATTTGTTTACTTCTTGGATGATGTCATATGGCAGAGAAAAGATAGCTCTAGGGGCAGATGCCTTGGATGGATTGTTGCGAGTAGGAGGTTGGCAGAAGGGTACTAAAGTGGACTTGATGGAACACATCGAATATTTTTATTCTCGAGGATTGAAATATTTGAAAACAACAGATATATCTAAGGAAGGGGCGATGGAAGGTCCCGCGTTGGAGCTTTACCAAGCTATAATAGAAAAATTCCCTAACCTATGCTTGTTTGCCAGTGGGGGCATGCGCAATATGGATGATATCCGAAAACTAGAAGAACTAGGTGTTTATGGGGTCATATTTGGTAAAGCCTTTTATGAAGGCAAAATCACACTAAAAGACATTGAGCAGTACACGGTAGGTGTCAGTTAA
- the lipB gene encoding lipoyl(octanoyl) transferase LipB, whose protein sequence is MNQVLNKQTKFIDLGLIDYQEAWDYQTELFDKTVALKIENRKKESAEQTLTPNYLIFCSHPHVYTLGKSGDQANLLLDDKGLAEKHASFYKINRGGDITYHGPGQIVGYPILDLDNFFTDIHKYLRFLEEAVILTLADYNIAAGRIDGLTGVWIDIDNPIKARKICALGVKSSRWVTMHGFAFNVLTDLNYFQNIIPCGIDDKAVTSLEFELGEKPNLQEVQGKLKQHLVDLFEFDLQES, encoded by the coding sequence ATGAATCAAGTACTGAACAAGCAAACAAAATTTATCGATCTGGGTTTGATCGACTATCAAGAGGCCTGGGACTATCAGACGGAATTATTTGACAAGACCGTAGCCCTCAAAATAGAAAACCGAAAAAAGGAATCCGCCGAACAAACCCTGACACCTAACTACCTGATTTTTTGCTCGCACCCTCATGTGTACACGCTGGGCAAATCTGGCGATCAAGCCAATCTGCTGCTAGACGACAAAGGACTAGCAGAAAAACACGCTTCATTTTACAAGATCAATCGAGGAGGGGACATTACCTATCATGGCCCAGGGCAAATCGTGGGCTATCCAATTCTGGACTTAGATAACTTTTTTACAGATATTCATAAATACTTGCGTTTTTTGGAGGAAGCCGTCATTCTCACGCTGGCCGACTATAATATAGCAGCTGGCAGAATAGATGGCTTGACTGGTGTCTGGATAGACATCGACAATCCCATAAAAGCACGCAAAATTTGTGCACTTGGCGTGAAATCCAGCCGATGGGTAACCATGCACGGTTTTGCCTTCAATGTACTCACTGATTTGAATTATTTTCAAAACATCATCCCATGTGGAATCGACGACAAGGCCGTAACCTCTCTAGAATTTGAATTGGGTGAAAAGCCAAACTTGCAGGAAGTACAGGGTAAACTCAAACAGCACCTCGTAGACCTATTCGAATTTGATCTGCAAGAAAGCTAA
- a CDS encoding DUF5723 family protein, with translation MNYKLKTTYICVLLLVLTGFTPTLAQSGISLYHLTNSTYQGNNFNPAFFPEGKTFVGIPVLSGVMVDFNSPTNYNDAITTNENGERKWDIDRFVDNSKKRNYVSAEAEISTFYVGWKKSATQGFSVFIRERIGARGFYSDDLVNTAWKGNTPLIGDRLDLKGTALDVRYYREYGFGIWKSLPGKGVNIGVRVKFLNGMMSAVTDSKFDGSIGFEEDNYQANFNLKNSAIYTSGFNIMDSNDLTTHMISNGNLGAGIDLGVHWKITKELSAAVSVNDLGFIRWKVDTENYHLADTTFRFEGIDLADVGDFGDAYIDSLKYRIQDTTLYEAYTTGLNTSSYASLMYQLTPYDRFTGTIAAHVVQGHFRMIYSAAYTRKVGRALDFSVNVSRIPQQGIDVGLAAAVNLGPCQIYMASDKLLKVWDATQIDAADFRFGMNLVFGKKSSSPRDNQKDLEHPSPYDKSERIEKSDGIYWIIPRQKARPVYDKTKFKDS, from the coding sequence ATGAATTATAAGCTGAAAACAACATACATCTGCGTCCTACTCCTTGTGCTGACTGGGTTTACACCGACCTTGGCTCAATCTGGTATTTCGTTATATCACCTGACCAACAGTACCTATCAAGGCAACAACTTCAATCCGGCATTCTTCCCAGAAGGAAAAACTTTTGTAGGTATACCCGTGCTATCTGGTGTGATGGTAGACTTTAACAGTCCCACCAATTACAACGACGCCATTACCACCAATGAAAATGGAGAACGGAAATGGGATATTGACCGATTTGTAGACAATTCTAAAAAAAGAAATTACGTAAGTGCTGAAGCTGAAATATCTACGTTCTATGTAGGTTGGAAAAAATCAGCAACACAAGGATTTTCCGTTTTCATTCGTGAAAGAATAGGGGCTAGAGGCTTTTACAGCGACGATCTAGTAAATACCGCATGGAAAGGTAACACCCCACTAATTGGAGATCGATTAGACCTAAAAGGAACAGCTCTAGATGTAAGGTATTATAGAGAATATGGCTTTGGCATATGGAAAAGTCTCCCTGGAAAAGGTGTAAATATCGGCGTAAGAGTGAAATTTCTCAACGGCATGATGAGTGCTGTAACCGACAGCAAATTTGACGGGTCTATTGGCTTTGAAGAGGATAACTACCAAGCCAACTTTAACTTGAAAAATTCAGCGATCTACACTTCAGGGTTCAACATCATGGACAGTAACGACCTTACCACACACATGATCAGTAATGGCAACCTCGGAGCTGGCATCGATCTAGGTGTGCATTGGAAAATCACCAAAGAATTATCTGCTGCTGTCTCGGTAAACGATTTAGGATTTATCCGATGGAAAGTAGATACAGAAAATTATCACTTGGCAGATACTACTTTCCGGTTTGAAGGTATAGACTTAGCCGACGTTGGTGATTTTGGAGATGCCTACATAGATTCATTGAAATACAGGATACAAGATACTACTCTCTATGAGGCTTATACTACCGGACTCAACACTTCCTCATATGCAAGTTTGATGTATCAATTGACTCCATATGACAGATTTACAGGCACGATAGCTGCACATGTGGTACAAGGCCATTTCAGAATGATCTATTCGGCTGCCTACACTCGTAAAGTAGGGCGTGCGTTGGACTTTTCCGTCAATGTGTCCAGAATACCTCAGCAAGGCATCGATGTCGGACTAGCTGCCGCAGTCAACCTTGGCCCTTGCCAAATCTATATGGCATCAGACAAACTCCTCAAGGTATGGGATGCAACCCAAATAGATGCAGCTGATTTTAGATTTGGAATGAATCTGGTCTTTGGTAAAAAATCGAGTTCGCCAAGAGACAACCAAAAAGATCTAGAGCATCCTTCTCCCTATGATAAGAGCGAAAGAATAGAAAAAAGCGACGGTATATACTGGATCATACCAAGACAAAAAGCTCGACCAGTATATGACAAAACAAAATTCAAAGATTCTTAA
- a CDS encoding response regulator transcription factor: protein MSKIKILLVEDDPNLGQILNEYLQLKGYETVLCQDGEAGFAAFQQGGFDFCILDVMMPKKDGFSLARDIRAMDKQTPMIFLTAKSMKEDTIEGLKIGADDYLTKPFSMEELLLRIQAILKRTHTGGNSKSTTTAYELGSLVFRYDKSVLERPSGDVKLTSRENELLKLFCDHMNETLDRSVALMAIWKDDSYFNARSMDVYIAKLRKYIKEEEGIHILTVHGQGFKLVKID from the coding sequence ATGAGCAAAATCAAAATACTTTTGGTAGAGGACGACCCTAATTTAGGACAGATTCTCAATGAATATTTACAACTCAAAGGCTACGAAACTGTTTTGTGTCAGGATGGAGAAGCTGGTTTTGCAGCTTTTCAGCAGGGCGGTTTTGATTTTTGTATTCTTGATGTGATGATGCCCAAGAAGGATGGTTTTTCCCTTGCTCGTGATATCCGAGCCATGGACAAGCAGACGCCTATGATATTTCTTACGGCCAAGTCCATGAAAGAAGACACCATCGAAGGCCTGAAAATAGGAGCCGACGATTACTTGACAAAGCCCTTCAGTATGGAAGAGCTACTTCTGAGGATACAGGCCATTTTGAAACGCACACACACGGGCGGAAACTCAAAAAGTACGACCACGGCTTACGAACTTGGATCCTTGGTGTTTAGGTATGACAAAAGCGTGCTAGAGCGACCTTCTGGCGATGTAAAGCTCACTTCTCGTGAAAACGAATTGCTCAAGTTATTCTGTGACCATATGAACGAAACTCTGGATCGTAGTGTGGCACTTATGGCAATTTGGAAAGACGATAGTTATTTCAATGCCAGAAGTATGGATGTGTACATTGCCAAGCTTAGAAAATACATAAAAGAAGAAGAAGGAATCCATATTTTGACTGTGCATGGGCAGGGTTTTAAGCTTGTGAAAATCGACTAA
- a CDS encoding YjjG family noncanonical pyrimidine nucleotidase, whose translation MKTYKHLFFDLDHTLWDWDANASETLIELYHRYDLGKYGVLNADLFRDVFFHENTILWKELDAGRIDKFYLRNHRFRIVMEAVNANMKSIKEDLLVDINANFLKECSQKKRVIEGAFEVLDYCKDKFDLHIITNGFEEVQSIKMEYSGLDKYFDKIITSEKAGHKKPNAGIYQYAIKHTGAVLEDSLMIGDNLMTDIKGARDYGMDQVYYNPLGQAYSDDVTLEITELRQIIPFLEG comes from the coding sequence TTGAAAACTTATAAACATCTGTTTTTTGATCTTGATCACACGCTTTGGGATTGGGATGCTAATGCTTCTGAAACCCTAATCGAGCTGTATCATCGGTATGACTTGGGCAAATACGGTGTGTTGAATGCTGATTTGTTTAGAGACGTATTTTTTCATGAAAATACAATTTTGTGGAAAGAGTTGGATGCTGGCAGGATAGACAAGTTTTACTTGCGTAACCACCGATTTAGGATCGTGATGGAGGCCGTCAATGCCAATATGAAAAGTATCAAGGAAGATCTGCTAGTGGATATCAATGCTAATTTTCTCAAGGAGTGTTCTCAAAAAAAGCGAGTGATAGAAGGTGCTTTTGAGGTGTTAGATTATTGTAAAGACAAATTTGATTTGCACATTATTACTAATGGATTCGAAGAAGTGCAATCCATCAAAATGGAATACTCAGGGTTGGATAAATATTTTGATAAAATTATCACTTCAGAAAAAGCGGGGCATAAAAAACCAAATGCAGGCATTTACCAATATGCCATCAAGCACACTGGTGCAGTGCTAGAGGATTCTTTGATGATTGGCGATAACCTGATGACCGACATCAAAGGCGCTAGAGACTATGGAATGGATCAGGTCTATTATAATCCTCTAGGTCAGGCATATTCAGATGATGTTACCCTTGAAATCACCGAATTGAGACAAATCATACCCTTTTTGGAAGGCTAG
- a CDS encoding ArsR/SmtB family transcription factor, with product MQLKHFNLQFGSQIFKSFSEEARVRIMFLLFHQNELSISDIEHVLDFTQTKTSRHISYLKHAGLLNSRKKDQWVFYQIKEEVMGMVSQIFKFLNKDQQLQKDLETLKVLESNRELSINKKPMPY from the coding sequence ATGCAGCTAAAGCATTTTAACCTTCAATTTGGCTCTCAGATATTTAAGTCTTTTTCTGAAGAAGCTCGCGTGCGTATCATGTTTTTATTGTTTCATCAAAACGAACTGAGTATTTCAGATATCGAACATGTATTGGATTTTACACAGACCAAAACGTCGAGACATATTTCCTACCTCAAACATGCTGGTTTATTAAACTCACGAAAAAAAGATCAGTGGGTTTTTTATCAAATCAAGGAAGAAGTGATGGGAATGGTTTCACAAATTTTCAAATTTCTAAATAAAGACCAGCAACTACAGAAGGATCTCGAAACGCTCAAAGTACTCGAATCAAATAGAGAATTATCTATCAATAAAAAACCAATGCCCTATTGA
- a CDS encoding 5-(carboxyamino)imidazole ribonucleotide synthase: MSFDPNVKIGVLGGGQLGRMMIQSAIDLNLDIKSMDPDPNAPCKHLATEFVNGDIKDYDQVMAFGATCDLITVEIENVSIEALEALEKQGKKVFPQPRALKIIKDKGIQKQFYLDNDIPTSPFVLTQSLEELHQHTDLLPGVHKLRTEGYDGRGVQVIRTEADISKGFDKPALIEKFVDYDKEISVIVARNADGEMNTYPVVELEYHPEANLVEFLFSPSSISEDIRIKARELAKKVISSLDMVGLLAVEMFTTKDGDVIVNECAPRTHNSGHQTIEANVTSQFEQHIRAILNLPLGDTAIKGASVMINLLGEEGYTGLAQYEGLEEALQIEGLHVHLYGKKLTKPFRKMGHVTLVGDHLEDLKTIARSVKESIKIKA, translated from the coding sequence ATGAGTTTTGATCCCAATGTAAAGATAGGCGTATTAGGTGGTGGCCAGCTCGGCCGTATGATGATCCAATCTGCCATAGACTTGAATTTAGATATCAAATCGATGGACCCAGATCCTAATGCCCCGTGCAAGCATCTAGCAACCGAATTTGTAAATGGGGACATCAAAGACTACGATCAAGTCATGGCCTTTGGTGCTACTTGTGACCTCATCACCGTGGAGATAGAGAATGTAAGCATAGAAGCGTTAGAAGCACTCGAAAAACAAGGTAAAAAAGTTTTTCCTCAGCCTCGTGCGCTCAAAATCATCAAGGACAAGGGCATTCAAAAGCAATTCTATTTAGACAACGACATTCCCACTTCTCCTTTCGTACTGACCCAGTCGCTAGAGGAGCTGCATCAGCACACAGACCTACTTCCGGGTGTACACAAGCTTCGCACCGAAGGATACGACGGCCGTGGCGTACAGGTGATCCGAACAGAAGCTGACATCTCAAAAGGATTTGACAAACCTGCGCTGATAGAAAAATTTGTGGATTACGACAAGGAAATCTCCGTGATCGTAGCCCGAAACGCGGATGGAGAAATGAACACCTACCCCGTGGTAGAATTAGAATATCATCCAGAAGCCAACTTGGTGGAGTTTTTATTTTCACCCTCTAGCATTAGTGAAGACATTAGAATCAAAGCAAGAGAATTGGCCAAAAAAGTTATCTCATCACTCGACATGGTAGGTTTGCTAGCGGTAGAAATGTTTACTACCAAAGACGGCGACGTAATCGTAAACGAATGTGCACCACGTACGCACAACAGCGGTCACCAGACGATAGAAGCCAATGTGACTTCACAGTTTGAACAGCACATCCGAGCCATACTCAACTTGCCACTAGGGGACACCGCCATCAAAGGAGCTTCTGTGATGATCAACCTGCTAGGCGAAGAAGGCTACACTGGTTTGGCCCAATACGAAGGGCTAGAAGAAGCCTTACAGATTGAAGGACTTCACGTACATTTGTATGGAAAAAAATTAACCAAACCCTTTAGGAAAATGGGACACGTGACCTTGGTAGGAGATCACTTAGAAGACCTCAAAACCATTGCTCGATCAGTAAAAGAATCCATAAAAATCAAAGCATAA